In Mus caroli chromosome 9, CAROLI_EIJ_v1.1, whole genome shotgun sequence, a single window of DNA contains:
- the Vsig2 gene encoding V-set and immunoglobulin domain-containing protein 2 produces the protein MAWPLVGAFLCGHLLGFVCLSGSLVPGLAVEVTVPTEPLSVPKGKTAELSCSYKTSVGDNFALEWSFVQPGKPISASVPILYFTNGHLYPTGSKADRAILLHDPPTGGLATLKLTDLRPSDTGTYLCNVNNPPDFYTNGLGLINLTVLVPPSHPLCSQSGQTSVGGSAALGCRSSEGAPKPVYNWVRLGSSPTPPPGSMVQDEVSGQLILTNLSLTSSGTYRCVASNQMGSASCELNLSVTDSSEGRVAGTLIGVLLGVLLLSVAAFCLIRFQKERKKEPKETYGGSDLREDATAPGVFEQASMRADHSKELLEKSPCASTVTTTKSKLSMVV, from the exons ATGGCCTGGCCCCTGGTGGGGGCTTTCCTTTGCGGGCACTTGCTGGGCTTCGTGTGCCTGAGCG GGTCCTTGGTCCCAGGGCTAGCTGTGGAGGTGACTgtgcccactgagccactgagCGTGCCAAAGGGTAAGACGGCCGAGCTGAGCTGCAGTTACAAAACATCGGTGGGCGACAACTTTGCCTTGGAGTGGAGCTTTGTGCAGCCTGGGAAGCCCATCTCTGCGTCCGTGCCC ATTCTGTACTTCACCAATGGCCACCTGTATCCCACTGGCTCTAAAGCAGATCGGGCCATCCTTCTCCACGATCCACCAACAGGAGGACTGGCTACCCTGAAACTGACTGACCTCCGCCCTTCAGACACTGGGACCTACCTCTGCAATGTTAACAACCCACCAGATTTCTACACCAACGGGTTGGGGTTAATCAACCTTACTGTGCTAG TGCCCCCCAGTCACCCCTTATGCAGCCAGAGTGGGCAAACCTCTGTGGGAGGTTCTGCTGCACTGGGATGCCGCTCCTCTGAGGGAGCACCCAAGCCAGTGTACAACTGGGTACGTCTCGGATCTTCTCCTACACCTCCTCCTGGTAGCATGGTTCAAG ATGAAGTGTCCGGCCAGCTCATTCTTACCAATCTCTCCCTGACCTCCTCTGGCACCTACCGATGTGTGGCCAGCAACCAGATGGGCAGTGCCTCCTGTGAGCTGAACCTCTCCGTGACTG ACTCATCTGAAGGCCGAGTAGCTGGGACTCTTATTGGGGTGCTGCTGGGAGTGCTGCTCCTGTCAGTTGCCGCATTCTGCCTCATCAGGTtccagaaagagaggaaaaaggagccCAAGGAGACCTATGGGGGTAGTGACCTTCG GGAGGATGCAACCGCTCCTGGGGTTTTTGAGCAAGCTTCTATGAGAGCGGATCATAGCAAAGAGCTCCTGGAGAAGTCTCCATGTGCCAGCACCGTGACCACCACCAAGTCCAAACTCTCTATGGTTGTCTGA
- the Nrgn gene encoding neurogranin, protein MDCCTESACSKPDDDILDIPLDDPGANAAAAKIQASFRGHMARKKIKSGECGRKGPGPGGPGGAGGARGGAGGGPSGD, encoded by the exons ATGGACTGCTGCACG GAGAGCGCCTGCTCCAAGCCAGACGACGATATTCTTGACATCCCGCTGGATGATCCTGGAGCCAACGCCGCTGCAGCCAAAATCCAGGCGAGTTTCCGGGGCCACATGGCGAGGAAGAAGATAAAGAGCGGAGAGTGTGGCCGAAAGGGACCCGGCCCCGGGGGACCAGGCGGAGCTGGGGGCGCCCGGGGAGGCGCGGGCGGCGGCCCCAGCGGAGACTAG